The Streptomyces pactum genome contains a region encoding:
- a CDS encoding response regulator encodes MPRASGRVLVVDDNKVIRQLIRVNLELEGFEVVTAADGAECLEVVHQVRPDAVTLDVVMPRLDGVRTTARLRADPRTRELPVAIVSACTPYEVDAAVDAGADAFLSKPFEPAELVALVRRLVERQARGSAASFRTVFGVTGESESAAQAESAG; translated from the coding sequence GTGCCTAGGGCGTCTGGCCGGGTTCTTGTTGTGGACGACAACAAGGTCATCCGGCAGTTGATCAGGGTCAATCTCGAGCTGGAGGGCTTCGAGGTCGTGACCGCGGCCGATGGTGCCGAGTGTCTTGAAGTCGTCCATCAAGTGCGGCCTGACGCCGTCACGCTGGACGTGGTCATGCCTCGGCTGGACGGGGTGCGGACCACTGCCCGGCTGCGTGCCGACCCGCGTACGCGGGAGCTTCCGGTCGCCATCGTCAGCGCTTGTACGCCGTACGAGGTCGACGCCGCGGTCGATGCCGGGGCGGACGCCTTTCTGTCCAAGCCGTTCGAGCCCGCCGAGCTCGTCGCTCTCGTGCGGCGGTTGGTCGAGCGGCAGGCCCGCGGGAGCGCGGCTTCCTTCCGGACGGTGTTCGGCGTGACCGGGGAGAGTGAGTCGGCCGCTCAGGCCGAGTCGGCCGGGTGA
- the lysA gene encoding diaminopimelate decarboxylase produces the protein MSRSAHPAGPRHADVLPEGHYSAPPTDLNALDPKVWAQTVDRDADGVVTVGGMTVTQLAEEYGTPAYVLDEADFRSRARAWRTAFGADADVFYAGKAFLSRAVVRWLDEEGLNLDVCSGGELATALAAGMPADRIAFHGNNKSPEEIERAVRAGVGRIVLDSFQEIVRVAHTAQSLGGRQRVQIRITVGVEAHTHEFIATAHEDQKFGIPLAGGQAAEAVRRALQLDGVEVIGIHSHIGSQIFDMSGFEVAAHRVVGLLKDIRDEHGVELPEIDLGGGLGIAYTSDDDPREPHEIAKALTEIVTRECEGAQLRTPRISVEPGRAIVGPTAFTLYEVGTVKPLDGLRTYVSVDGGMSDNIRTALYDAEYSVALVSRTSDAEPMLVRVVGKHCESGDIVVKDAFLPGDLAPGDLIAVPATGAYCRSMASNYNHVLRPPVVAVRDGAARVIVRRETEEDLLRLDVG, from the coding sequence ATGAGCCGTTCCGCACACCCCGCCGGGCCCCGTCACGCCGATGTCCTCCCCGAGGGGCACTACTCCGCCCCGCCGACCGACCTCAACGCCCTCGACCCCAAGGTGTGGGCCCAGACCGTCGACCGGGACGCGGACGGCGTCGTCACCGTCGGCGGGATGACCGTCACCCAGCTCGCCGAGGAGTACGGCACCCCCGCGTACGTGCTCGACGAGGCCGACTTCCGGTCCCGGGCGCGGGCCTGGCGCACCGCGTTCGGGGCCGACGCCGACGTGTTCTACGCCGGCAAGGCCTTCCTCTCCCGCGCCGTCGTGCGGTGGCTGGACGAGGAGGGGCTGAACCTCGACGTGTGCTCCGGTGGCGAGCTCGCCACCGCGCTGGCCGCCGGGATGCCCGCCGACCGCATCGCCTTCCACGGCAACAACAAGTCGCCGGAGGAGATCGAGCGCGCCGTCCGCGCCGGGGTCGGGCGGATCGTGCTCGACTCGTTCCAGGAGATCGTGCGCGTCGCCCACACCGCCCAGTCGCTGGGCGGGCGGCAGCGCGTCCAGATCCGTATCACCGTCGGGGTCGAGGCCCACACGCACGAGTTCATCGCCACGGCCCACGAGGACCAGAAGTTCGGAATTCCGCTGGCCGGCGGGCAGGCGGCGGAAGCCGTGCGGCGGGCCCTGCAGCTCGACGGGGTCGAGGTGATCGGGATCCACTCGCACATCGGGTCGCAGATCTTCGACATGTCGGGGTTCGAGGTCGCCGCCCACCGGGTGGTCGGGCTGCTCAAGGACATTCGCGACGAGCACGGCGTCGAGCTGCCCGAGATCGACCTCGGCGGCGGACTCGGGATCGCGTACACGAGCGACGACGATCCCCGTGAGCCGCACGAGATCGCCAAGGCGCTCACCGAGATCGTCACGCGGGAGTGCGAGGGCGCGCAACTGCGCACGCCCCGCATCTCCGTCGAGCCCGGGCGTGCCATCGTCGGGCCCACCGCCTTCACGCTCTACGAGGTCGGCACCGTGAAGCCGCTCGACGGACTGCGCACGTACGTCTCCGTCGACGGTGGCATGTCGGACAACATCCGCACCGCGCTGTACGACGCCGAGTACAGCGTGGCCCTGGTCTCCCGCACCTCCGACGCCGAGCCGATGCTCGTGCGGGTCGTCGGCAAGCACTGCGAGAGCGGGGACATCGTGGTCAAGGACGCCTTCCTGCCGGGTGACCTGGCACCCGGCGACCTGATCGCCGTACCGGCGACCGGGGCGTACTGCCGTTCCATGGCCAGCAACTACAACCACGTGCTGCGCCCGCCCGTCGTCGCCGTGCGGGACGGTGCGGCGCGGGTCATCGTGCGCAGGGAGACCGAGGAGGACCTGCTGCGCCTCGACGTCGGATGA
- a CDS encoding homoserine dehydrogenase — MMRTRPLKVALLGCGVVGSEVARIMTTHADDLAARIGAPVELAGVAVRRPDKVREGIDAALVTTDATALVKRGDLDVVVEVIGGIEPARTLITTAFEHGASVVSANKALLAQDGAALHAAADANGKDLYYEAAVAGAIPLIRPLRESLAGDKVNRVLGIVNGTTNFILDAMDTTGAGYQEALDEATALGYAEADPTADVEGFDAAAKAAILAGIAFHTRVRLDDVYREGMTEVTAADFASAKEMGCTIKLLAICERAADGASVTARVHPAMIPLSHPLANVRGAYNAVFVESDAAGQLMFYGPGAGGSPTASAVLGDLVAVCRNRLGGATGPGESAYAALPVSPMGDVVTRYHISLDVADKPGVLAQVATVFAEHGVSIDTVRQSGKDGEASLVVVTHRASDAALGGTVEALRKLDTVRGVASIMRVEGE; from the coding sequence ATGATGCGTACGCGTCCGCTGAAGGTGGCGCTGCTGGGCTGTGGAGTGGTCGGCTCAGAGGTGGCGCGCATCATGACGACGCACGCCGACGACCTCGCCGCCCGGATCGGGGCCCCGGTGGAGCTCGCGGGCGTGGCCGTACGGCGGCCCGACAAGGTGCGCGAGGGCATCGACGCGGCCCTCGTCACCACCGACGCCACCGCCCTCGTCAAACGCGGGGACCTCGACGTCGTCGTCGAGGTCATCGGCGGGATCGAGCCCGCCCGGACCCTCATCACCACCGCCTTCGAGCACGGCGCCTCCGTCGTCTCCGCCAACAAGGCGCTCCTCGCCCAGGACGGCGCCGCCCTGCACGCCGCGGCGGACGCAAATGGCAAGGACCTGTACTACGAGGCCGCCGTCGCCGGTGCCATCCCGCTGATCCGGCCGCTGCGCGAGTCCCTCGCCGGTGACAAGGTCAACCGGGTGCTCGGCATCGTCAACGGGACGACGAACTTCATCCTCGACGCGATGGACACCACCGGGGCGGGCTATCAGGAGGCCCTCGACGAGGCCACCGCCCTCGGGTACGCGGAGGCCGACCCGACCGCCGACGTCGAGGGGTTCGACGCCGCCGCCAAGGCCGCCATCCTCGCCGGGATCGCCTTCCACACGCGCGTGCGCCTCGACGACGTGTACCGCGAGGGCATGACCGAGGTCACCGCCGCCGACTTCGCCTCCGCGAAGGAGATGGGCTGCACCATCAAGCTCCTCGCCATCTGCGAGCGGGCCGCGGACGGGGCGTCGGTCACCGCGCGCGTACACCCCGCGATGATCCCGCTCAGCCATCCGCTGGCGAACGTGCGCGGCGCCTACAACGCCGTCTTCGTCGAGTCGGACGCAGCGGGGCAGCTCATGTTCTACGGGCCCGGCGCCGGCGGCTCGCCGACCGCGTCCGCCGTGCTCGGCGACCTCGTCGCCGTCTGCCGCAACCGGCTGGGCGGCGCGACCGGGCCCGGCGAGTCCGCGTACGCGGCGCTTCCCGTCTCGCCGATGGGCGACGTCGTCACGCGGTACCACATCAGCCTCGACGTGGCCGACAAACCGGGCGTGCTCGCCCAGGTCGCGACCGTGTTCGCGGAGCACGGTGTCTCCATCGACACCGTGCGGCAGTCCGGCAAGGACGGCGAGGCCTCCCTCGTCGTCGTCACCCACCGCGCGTCCGACGCCGCCCTCGGCGGTACGGTCGAGGCGCTGCGCAAGCTCGACACCGTGCGGGGTGTCGCCAGCATCATGCGGGTTGAAGGAGAGTAA
- the nrtL gene encoding ArgS-related anticodon-binding protein NrtL produces the protein MTPVELSRTVLHAVRRAVDAGELNVTVPARAVVAPPGPGGCGDYATGIALQLARPAGQPPNRVAKVLLPYLVDVDGITDVVLTGPGFLNISLHGAAPADLVAEILRYGTRYGYAEEYAGGTGSDSGRVVRLHCAHDLRAVVVAEATARILRSRGALVRTDCAAPIDPEWTAVLGVRVDAAGPAPTPAPAELTVGVRPVPAPADPLPLGRDAARWALLHPAAHDRPRTGDEHLVQRESNPLFRVRYAHARTRALARNAADLGFAAAPGPVDGAQDLLAVLADHPRVLAAAAAHRAPDRLARHLVTVADAALPFLPTVLPRGAEKPSAAHRARLALAEAAGTVLAGGLSLLGIDAPDHL, from the coding sequence GTGACCCCCGTAGAGCTCTCCCGTACCGTGCTGCACGCGGTGCGTCGCGCCGTCGACGCGGGTGAGCTGAACGTGACCGTTCCGGCGCGGGCCGTGGTCGCTCCGCCGGGGCCCGGAGGGTGCGGGGACTACGCCACCGGCATCGCCCTCCAGCTCGCCCGGCCGGCCGGGCAGCCGCCGAACCGGGTCGCCAAGGTGCTGCTGCCGTATCTCGTCGACGTCGACGGGATCACCGACGTCGTCCTCACCGGGCCCGGGTTCCTCAACATCAGCCTGCACGGTGCCGCGCCCGCCGACCTCGTCGCGGAGATCCTGCGGTACGGGACGCGGTACGGGTACGCCGAGGAGTACGCCGGCGGGACCGGCTCGGACAGCGGCCGCGTCGTGCGGCTGCACTGCGCCCACGACCTCCGTGCCGTCGTCGTCGCCGAGGCCACCGCCCGGATCCTGCGCTCCCGGGGCGCCCTGGTCCGCACCGACTGCGCCGCGCCGATCGACCCCGAGTGGACCGCCGTCCTCGGCGTGCGCGTCGACGCGGCCGGGCCCGCGCCCACGCCCGCGCCCGCGGAATTGACCGTCGGTGTCCGTCCCGTTCCGGCTCCGGCCGACCCCCTGCCCCTCGGCCGTGACGCCGCCCGCTGGGCCCTGCTCCATCCCGCCGCCCACGACCGGCCCCGGACCGGCGACGAGCACCTCGTCCAGCGCGAGAGCAACCCCCTCTTCCGGGTGCGGTACGCCCACGCCCGCACCCGTGCCCTCGCGCGCAACGCCGCCGACCTCGGCTTCGCCGCCGCGCCCGGCCCCGTCGACGGCGCGCAGGACCTCCTCGCCGTCCTCGCCGACCACCCCCGCGTCCTCGCCGCCGCCGCGGCGCACCGCGCGCCCGACCGGCTCGCCCGGCACCTCGTCACCGTCGCCGATGCCGCGCTGCCCTTCCTGCCCACCGTGCTGCCGCGCGGTGCGGAGAAACCCTCGGCCGCCCACCGCGCCCGGCTCGCCCTCGCCGAAGCCGCCGGGACGGTGCTGGCCGGCGGCCTCTCCCTCCTCGGTATCGACGCACCCGACCACCTCTGA